The window AACCTCTTCTTTTATGGAAGAGTAAAAGATGGGCATCTCCCATCCTGCAAATTCAGATATCTTAGCATTTAGCTCTTTGTGAATACTGTAAAGAGGTGTTCTCATACAAACATTGTAAAATGTTTTCCTATGCTTGGCAAATATGTGCTTTCCTTTTACGCAAAACTCTTTCTTGTTGTGAATGGTGTGTTGTTGGGCATAGTTTCCTCTTACGCACTTATGGAATTACTCTTTCTGTTTAAAGAAAAAGGGGGTGGTGTAGCCTTGTCCTACCTTACAAATCTGCTTCCTATAGCTTTCTTTTATCTTCTTCCTCTTAGCTGTGTAATTGCCCTAATGATACTTCTTAACCATGTATTTTCAAAAAAGATAGATCTAATAGTCCAAAGTTTTGGGATATCACCTTTAAGGTTCCTCTCAAGTGTTGTACTTTTTCTGATCTTTATAAGCCTTATAAACTTATTTCTGAGTTTTGGTGTGTATGCGGAAAAAAATAGGAACCTTTACAAAATAGAAAAAGAGTTTAAGAAAAGACAAGAGATAGAAGATCTTATCTTAAAAGATGCATGGTTTTTTAAAGAAGATAACAGTAAAAGGGTTTACATAAATTTTAAGTTTGTGAGCATAAAAGATGGTAGCGTTGCGGGAATTTTTTATGTAGAAATGGAAAATAACAAAATAGTACAAGTGGTGCAAGGAGAAAAGGGTATTTGGATGGGTGATACTGTATTTTTACCCTTAGCAAATATTTGGAACTTCAAGGAAGAAAGCAAAATCCTTCAACAGTTTAGCATAAAACTCTTTGACATAAAAAACGCTAAGCCCTTAGGTGAAAAGGTGGAGCATTTGTCTTTGCGTCAGCTTTTAATGCTGTACTCTATAGGCAAAAGTGTAGGTTTAAACTATAACCTTTACATGTCAGAAGTTATAAGGAGGCTTATCTCTTCACTGTCCTCTGTTCCCATAAGCATTACCGTTTTATCTTATACCATCAAGCGTAGGAATATTTTTGCAGGTTTTTTGAGTTTCTTACCTGCATTTTCTCTCTACTGGGTGAGTTTTATTCTTGTGAGAAAATTACCAGAAAGCACAACGGTAAGTCCCCTTTACGGACTTTTCCCTTTTGTAGTTCTTATTGCACTCTCTTTAAGAGGCATTTACTATTTGAGCAAAGGATTCAGGGTCTAAACTGGCACTACCCACTAAAAGACCATCTACATCCTGCGTATTTATAAACTCTCGTGCGTTGTTAAGATTTACGCTTCCTCCGTAAAGGACGCGTGTTTTGCCTTGATAGTTCTTATTAATGCTTTTGAGAATATCCTTTATAAACTTGTGGACTGCTTGCGCGTCCTTAGGTGTTGCTGGATTTCCGCTTCCTATAGCCCAAACGGGTTCGTAGGCTATGTCTATCATGTCTGTATAATCTTCTAAAGAGGACAGTGCAAGCCTGATTTGGGTTTCAACAACCTTAAAAGTAAGTCCTGCTTCTCTTTCCTCCAACCTTTCACCTACACAAAGTATAGGCCTGAGACCCCCATCAAGACATGCCAGAAGTTTTCTGTTTATAGTCTCGTCCCTTTCACCAAAGATCCAGCGCCTCTCTGAATGACCAACTATCACATAAGATACACCCAGATCTTTGAGCATAGCTACCGATATCTCACCAGTAAAAGCTCCCTTTGGTTCATAATAAACATTCTGAGCTCCAAGCTTTATGTGAGTCCCCTTTAGCAGATCAGAGGCAACGCACAAAGATGTGTAAGGTACACAGAGGAGTATCTCCCTATCTTTTACATCTCTGACCAAGGGTAAAAATTTAGCAATGTAATCTTTTGTCTGTGTAGGTGTCATGTTCATCTTCCAGTTAGCGGAAATAAGCTTCATTTAGTCAAGTTTAGCATATGGTATTACTAAATGTCAAACTCAAGTATAATTCTTACACATAACTATGGTGGGGGCCTACTGGTTACTGATCTCAAATGCGGTGATCCTGATGATTCTGTTTTTTTACTTTTACTTATTACCTTCGATGAGGATCTCTGTACCTGAAGTGAAAAGAGAAAGCTACACACCTCCAGACCTGAGTTTTATATTTAAAGAACAAAAACTTGCAGAGCTTAAAGACTTGAGCCATCTGCGTCTGTTGGCTACAGCGAGCGGTGGAATAAAGTTAGCTCTTTTGGAGGTAAACGGAAAAGCCAAAGTGGTAAGAATAGGAAGTGATATAGATGGATACAGGGTTGTGGATATACAGAGAAACTACCTTCTTCTCAGTGATGGAAAAGATACTAAAGCGATAGGTTTTAGTTTTGAAACCGCAAAAACTCCTGCCTTTGAGCCTACTGCAGGAACACCTAAACTTTCGGAAAGCTTATCTGCTGTAGTTTCCAAAAGAGAAATAGAAAATGTAACTGCGGACCCAGGTATTATGTTCAGGCAGATAAGATTGGTGCCTTACGTTCAGAATGGACAAACAAGGGGTTTTCTCTTTGAGTGGGTAGACCCACAGAGTATATTTTCTAAGGCTGGTATAAAAGCGGGTGATATACTCATATCCATAAACAACCAAGACATAAAGAGTGGTGAAGATGCCTTTAGGATACTTCAGGCTCTACGAAACGAAAACAGTCTTAAGGTGAGCCTTATGAGAGAAGGAAGGCTCATAGAAATTAACTTGAGGGTAGAGTGATGCGAGTGCTTTTTCTCCTTATACTTCTTTTGTTCAGCGTAGAGGTTTATGCTCAAAGCGCAGAAGAAATTCAAAAGCAAGCTCAGGAACAGAGAAGAACTGGCAGGGTTTATCTGAACTTTCAAAATGCAGACATCTCTTTGATAGCTAAGTTTATGTCCGAGCTTACTGGCAAAAACATAGTTTTGGACCCCAATGTAAAAGGGAGCCTTACCATAAGCTCTGCAAAGCCACTCAGTATAAAGGAAGCATGGGACCTTTTTGTTCTGTCCTTGTCCATGCAAGGTTATGGAGTTATAGAAGAAAAAAACTTCGTCAGAATAGTTCCCCTGCAGCAGGCGGTATCTTTTGCACCTTTTAAAAAGACAGGCACTTCTGGAGAGGTGGTTATATACCTCTATAAAGCACAAAATGTTCAAGCACTTCAGCTACAGCAAGCTATACAACCCTTCCTTTCACCCTTTGCCAAAAGCGCCATACATCAGCAGTCAAATACTCTCATTGTAGCGGACATATCCAAGAATGTAGACAAAATTAAATCTATACTTAAACAGCTGGACTCTTCTGAGGGATCTCTAAGAGTAGTGGTCTATAGGTTGGAAAGGGCGAAAGCGGACACCGTATTCCAGAGCCTTCAGGCTTTGAGTCTTGCCTTTCAACAACAGCTTGGCACTCCTACCTTCATAACCTTTAATAGGGACAGCAACTCCATAATAGTTGCAGGTTCAGAAAGCGTGCAAAATATAATAAAGCAGGTTATAAGCACTTTAGACACTCAGAGTTTTGGCACATTAGAGAGGAGCTTTTACCTTATACCCCTCAAATACATATCTGCTGAGGAAATATACAAAAGCCTGCAGAGTCTTTTCAAAGGTATAACCCCACCTCCAACAGTGCAAATTCCAGAAACTTACCTACCACCACAAATGCCAGAGATAAGAGGTTTAGAAACCCCTTTAAGGAAAGAAGAACAGCCAAGGCAGGTACAGACGCAATTTCTACCCATAGAAACAAAAGAGGGCATGAGAATAGGTTTTGACAGAGGGACTAACTCGGTAATCCTTTATGCAACACCTCAGGAATACCAAGGAGTAAAGTCTTTGGTAGAAAAGATGGATGTAAAAAGAAAGCAAGTGCTAATAGCAGCAAGCGTTATAGAGATGAGCACCAGCAAAGCTTTAGACATAGGCGTCAAGTGGCAGATAATAGGCACTCAGGGTGGTGCAAGCTTTGGTGGTGGAAGTCTTCAAGATGTTTATAATGCCATACTTTCGGGCAACTTTATTATGGGTGTTCTTAGCAGTTCAGGGAGGAGTATAACTGTAGGAGGTACTCAGCTTTTCTTCCCTGACCTGTTGCTTTTGTTTTCTCTGTTAGAAAGCGGTAGTGGTTTTAATATACTGTCCAATCCCAAGGTGCTCACCTTAGACAACCAATCTGCAGAGATAAAGGTGGGTCAAGTGATCCCTTACGCTTCGGGTGTTAAGTTTGACATAAACGGTCAGCCAGTTATTACTTACGACTACAAGGAAGTAGGATTAGACTTAAGCGTAATCCCCAGCGTATCTGGAAAGGATCTCAGACTACAGATAAAGCTGAAGCTTCAGGACATCATAGACTACATAAGACCACAGATAGGAACTTTGAGCTACGCTGTACCTGTGACTTCCAACCGCCAGGTAAACTCCGATGTAGTAGTAGAAAACGGACAGACGGTAATAATAGGCGGTCTTGTAAACACAAAGACCTTAGAGAGTACTCAAGGTATTCCCGGACTTAAAGACCTCCCTGCGGTGGGCAGACTATTCAGAAGGGACACAAAAACAGAGGACAAGGTTTCGCTTTTTATATTTCTCACACCTTATGTGATAGAGAGTCCTGAGGAGCTTTCCAAGATCACTCAAGAACACCAAAAGATGGCAGAAGAGCTAAAAAGAGCAATGGAAAAGAGATATAATGAGAAAAAAGAGCCTTAAGCTTTTCACTCTTTACTTTTTGGGTACTGTCTTTTTCGCTTTGCTGGTCCTTGTTTTGACTCTGCCCAAGTTTTTGATCTTGGACAGATGGCTCATGTCAAAAGGTATATATATGATAGCCAAAAGCGTCCAAGAAAACAGCACAAGCTTGAGTTTATATGATGTAAAGCTCTTAAAGGGCAGTTCAAAAGTAGGCAGTTTTAACCGGCTTGATCTGTCTTTGGGTTTCCTATATCTGTTGGCAAAAGGTTATTGCGCAGATGGATATTTGGAGCTTAAGTTTGACCTTTTTGGTAGCGTAAAGCTAAAAGGCAAAGACTTTAAGTGTTTAGAAGGCTTCTACATAAAAGACATGGACTTACAGATAAATGATGACATAAGAGGTTTTTCTAAGCTTTATAGTGTGAAAGCGAAAGATGTAAAAGTGGATGAGCTATCCCTTGTGTTCAAAGGAAGAACTTTTGAAGGCCAAGCCATAGCCTTTGGACAGGTTTTAAAAGGTAGTGGTATGATAGTTTTAAACAGGAAAGACCCCTTAAGATCCCAAATTAACGGCACAGTTTCGGGCGTTGGTGTAAGCTTTTTCATCTACGGAAACCTTGAAAATCCTACACTTGAACTGAAAAAGTGATATAATAAATTCCTGATGATTTATGATGTCATTATAGTAGGTGGTGGAGCGTCGGGGCTTGCGTGCGCTCTTACTTTGGCTTCTTCAAAGGGTAGAGGCTGGCAGTGGGCAGAAAACAGAAACTATCTTCTCTTTGATAAGGGGGAGTCTGACCTCAACAAGGCTTACCTGAAAAATGTTCCGGGACTGAGTGCTACCTTGGGTAAAGACCTTATAGAAAAGATAAAAAAGCAGATTCAGGATTGGGGAGGTGTGCAGATAATACAAGAAGAAGTGATAGAAATAACGAACGGTGATCAAGGATACACTGTAAAGACCTCCTCAGGAAGTAGCTATAGTGCAGACTATGTTGTTTTGGCTACGGGTTTTCACGCATTTGGCATAAAGGGGCTTGGCCTGGAGGTTGTGGAAAACCCAAAATCACCAAAGCCTGGAAGGGTGATGATAAAGCACAAGGATTTTGAAGCTTTACCTAACCTGTTTGTTGTGGGCACTTTGGCAGGCATTAGCTCACACTTTACATCTTGTGCAGGTTCTGGTGTGGAGGTGGCTTGTGAGATACTCTCTCGTATGGCGGGCAAAAGAATAGTTATACATGATGTTCCAAATGTATAATAACTAAAAGCTAAAAGGAGGCACAAGTGAGCTTACTTACAGAGCTTGCAATCAAAGCCAGAGAAGAGAGTCAGGTAAGGATATATAAAAAGAATGTAGAGAGAGTACTCTCTGCACTTTTGAAGAGCGGTGATTTTTGGCAGATAGTGGATATGTCAGACCTGCCTGTACCTGCAGCATCTGGCATAGTTAAAGTGCTTATAAAAGAAGGTTATGCCTTCATAGATGATGAGGAGAACATAAGGCTCACACAGAAGGGGTATGACCTTATTAAAGAGCTTGGGATAGAGCCTTATGTGGATTATACCTGCCAAGCTTGTGAAGGTAGAGGCATACCCTTTTACATAGACATTGAGTTTTACAGAACCTTCATACAGCTTACCAAAGATAGACCTAAGGCTATAAGAGACTACGATCAGGGTTCTGTGACACCAGAAACCACCGTCTCAAGGGTGCTATTTATGGACTCAAGAGGAGACCTGCGCAACAAGGATATACTTGTCTTGGGAGCGGAAGATGACCTTACGGGTCTTGCGGTAGCCCTTTCAAGGAAAGCCAAAAGCGTTCTCATCATAGACATAGACAAAAGACTGATAGATTTTGATAACAACATATTCAAAGAGCTGGGCATAGACAACGCAGAAGCTCGCGTTTGGGATCTTAGAAACCCCTTTCCCTCAGAAATATTGGGACGTTATGATGTCTTTGTCTCTGATCCACCAGAAACCCTGCCTGCCTTTAGAGCCTTTATAGGTAGAGGCATAGCAACCCTTAAGGAAGAAGGTGGGGTAGGATACTTTGGACTTACTCTCAGAGACTCCTCCGTATTCAGGTGGAGGGACTTTCAAATAGCCCTTACTTCTGAATTTGGTGTTGCCATAACGGATATAGTTCAAGATTTTAACGCTTACATAACTTGGGACTATCACAAAGAAACTAAAGCTGCACAGATAGCACCTGTCAGGAGAGAACCCAAAGATATATGGTACAGGTCCTCTTGGTATAGGATAGAGGCATTGCCCGGTTTTAAAAGGTGGAACGAGGCTATATCTGACGATGTGTTTTATCTTGACGAAGAAGGTTCCACTACCTGAGTTTGAGGATACACTACTAATCCTACTCTACCCATCTTTGCCCATTTTCTGTCAAGGTCTTTGTAATCAAAAGCTTTCTTGCTCTCATAACCTGTGTGCGCATATATGTACCTTTCGTCATAACCTACTACCACAATGTAGTGGGGCACGCTAAACCAGAGGAAGCCAAGGTCTAAAAGCAGGATAACAGGTTTACCCTCGTCTATGTATCTTTTAATATCCTCAAGATTTCCTTGGAAGGTGTAAGCCTTAAAGCCAAGTTTTTTGGCATAGTTTTCTAAATCAGTTATGAGAGCACCTTTAAGCCTGGGATCGTATACGAACTTGGCTATGTCTTCCTGACTCTTCTTCACACCGTAATATTCAAGCACACTGCTCAGAGAAGCAGGACCACAGTAATCATCTTTCTGTTTTACAAAAGGAACATCAAGGAGCTTAAAAGAAAGTAAAAAAGGCAGAAGGAGAGCAAAAAGCCCTCTCACCTTATGATGATCTCTTTGTTGAGAAGCTTAAGAAGTATTACTACCAGTATAAGAAGCACTACGACCGCAATAGCTAAACCTATGCCATCACCACCCGCTAAGACCTTATCAGAAGCCTTTGCAAGCATGTGTATTTGCTCATCACTAAGTTGGGAGAGTTTTTCCTGTATTTCTTCCTTGCTGAGCCCATAAGCTTTTAGTTTCTCTTGCACTACCTTGCTTTCTAAGACTCTTTGTACCTTTTGCATGTCCTGATCTCTTTGGGAAGACACCTCAAAAGTGTGTTTGGAATCTACAAGACCCGCTAATGCTGGTGCTGAGTTTACAAAGAAAAAGGCAGAGGCAACAGTCAGCACAACAGCCTTCTTCCTAAGATACTTCATCATAGCCAACACCCCCAAACAGTTTTGGTAAAATTATTATAACCTGCTTAAGGAGGTAAAAGCATGAGGATAACACTGAGCGTGATCAAAGCGGATGTAGGGGGTTATGTGGGACACTCTTCTGTACATCCAGACATGTTAGAAACTATAAGAGAGGTTATAAGAGAAGAGGTTAAAAAAGGAAACCTCATTGATGCGGATACGCTCGTTTGTGGTGATGACACCGCTTTGGTAATGACACATACTCACGGCGTTGACAGTGAGATAGTTCACGGTATAGCTTGGAAAGCCTTTGAAAAAGCAACACAGGTGGCAAAAAAGTTAAAGCTTTACGGTGCAGGTCAGGACATTTTGTCCACCGCCTTTTCTGGGAATGTTAAAGGTATGGGTCCTGGTGTGGCGGAGATGGAGTTTGAAGAAAGACCATCAGAGCCTGTGATCATCTTCTTTGCTGATAAGACCTCCCCAAGTGCTTGGAACTTACCTCTTTATGAGATGTTTGCGGACCCTATGGTGTGTGCAGGGCTTGTGATAGACCCCAAAATGCACGACGGATTTACCTTTGAGGTGCTTGACACTTACACAGGAAAGGCGGTAAAGCTCTCAACACCCGCAGAGCTTTATGAACTATTGGCTCTCATAGGTGCTGTAGAGAGGTATGCAGTAAGGAATGTGTGGAGAAATCACGACGGTGAGATAGCAGCAACCGCTTCAACCCAAAGGCTTTCTCTTATAGCAGGCAAGTATGTAGGAAAAGATGACCCTGTTATGATAGTTAGAGCACAGGCTGGTTTTCCTGCGGTAGGTGAGATATTAGAACCCTTTGCAAGGCCATGGATAGTGGAGGGTTGGATGAGAGGATCTCACAACGGACCCCTTATGCCAGTATCCTTCAGATACGCAACACCCACCAGATTTGACGGTCCTCCAAGGGTGATAGCTGCAGGTTATCAGCTTGCGGAAGGTAAGCTCATAGGACCCAGAGACCTCTTTGATGATCCAGCCTTTGACAAGGCAAGAGAACAAGCTCAGATCATTGCAGACATACTAAGAAGACAGGGCATATTTGAACCTCACAGACTACCTTCTGAAGAGATGGAGTACACAACACTTCCTAAGATACTAAAGAAGCTTGAGGAAAGGTTTTACGAAGTGGAAGCTCCCAAAAAACCTGTAGAAGAAACATCGGAAAAACACGATGTAGACTAAATTTTTATAAGATGACTGCATGGATAGAAAAATTAGTGGTAGAGGGTTTTAAGTCCTACGGGAAGGGGAGGGTAGAGATACCCTTAGGACCAGGATTTATAGGGATAGTAGGTCCCAACGGTGCAGGAAAGTCCAACATAGGTGACGCCATATCCTTCGCATTGGGGCTTGCTACAGCCAAAACCTTAAGGGCAAAAAACCTATCCTACCTTATATACTCAAAGGACGGTGAGGCAAGTCAGTACGCGTATGTGGAGGTGCATTTCAAAAACGAAGGTGCCTTCCCCATAGAAGAGGACAAACTCGTCATATCAAGGAAGGTGGATAAAGAGGGCAGGAGCGTTTTTCGTATAAACGGAACTGTAGTAAGAGAAAGAGACCTAAGGGACTTTCTTGCAAGAGCCGGGCTTTATGAGAACGCTTATAACATAGTCTTACAAGGTGATGTGGTGCGCTTTGTGAAGATGACACCCGTAGAAAGAAGAAAGCTCATAGAAGAGGTCGCAGGCATAGGTGAGTATGAGGAGAAAAAGCAAAAAGCCCTTACAGAATTAGGAGAAGTGGAGCTAAAGCTGAGAGAACTTAGGCTTCTCATAGATGAGATGGAAGTTCAGATGGAACGGCTCTCTCAGGAAGTGGAAAAACTAAGAAGATACAGAGAGTTAGAAAGTCAGCTAAGAGAACTACAAATAAGGCAGTTGATGAAAGATGCAAAGAGCATAAGTCAAAACATGAATAACCTTGAAAAAGCCATAGAAGAGAAGAAAAGAGAGATTTCAGAAATAAGAAAGGATATAAGCAAGTTAGAATCAGAGCACACACAAAAAGAAGAAGAACTAAGAGAGATAAACGCACAGCTCTTTCCCTTCAGGGAGAGGTTGGGAAGGCTAAGCTCAGACATAGATCACACAGATAAAAGGATACAAGAGCTTGAGAATAAAAGAAACCAGATGGAAGAAGATCAGCTAAAGGCAAAGGAACGCATAAAAAATCTCTCTGCGAACCTTGAAAAACTCCTTGAAGAAGAAGCCCAGCTTAAAGACCTTGTATCCCAAAAGGAAAAAGAAGTGATCCGTAAAGAAGAAGAGGTTTCTTTACTTTATCAAATGTTAAAAAGTAAGGAGGAAGGTCTCAAAGTATCTATACAAGAGGTGCACGCAACAGAAGAGAAGATAAATGCTGTAAGAAAAGAGATGGATCAAAAGAAGGAACACCTTTCAAGGATAGAGCTTAAATTAAGGGAGTTGGACATAAAGTCCCAAAAGGTGCAAGAAGATATGCAAAAGCTCAAAGAAGAAGAGCAAAAGCTCAAATCACAGATGGGAGAGAACGCTCTAAAGATGGAAAATTACAAAAAGATGCAGGTAGAAGAAGAGCACTCCGTTAAGAAAAAAAAGCAAGAGCTTGAGAGACTTGAGGAAAAGCTCAGGGCATTAAGATATAAGAGGGAAGAGGTTATAAAGGAAAAGGCAGGCATCTCTGCTAAGTTGGCAAGCTTACATGCAGACACATTACCCTTTGAAGGTATAAGGGGCGTTTATGGGAGGGTTTATGAGCTTATAAAAGTCAAAAATCCTGAATATATAAAAGCTGTAGAATCCGCTGGCGCTGGAAGGCTCTCTTATGTGGTGGTTGAAGATGAAGATGTAGCCAAAGAGTGCATACAGAGGCTTAAAGAAACCAAAAGGGGCAGACTGAACTTCATACCATTAAATAGGATAAAACCCACACCTCTTCCACCTTATCCGAGAAGGAAAGGTTATATAGATTTTGTGGTTAATTTAGTGGAATACGACAGCAAGTTTGAAAGGGCAATAAAGTTCGTGTTTGGAGATACCCTTTTGGTGGAGGACTTCCAGAGTGCCAAAGACTTAGGTATAGGCAATTACAGGATGGTAACTCTTGAGGGGGAGGTTTTTGAAAAGAGTGGTGTAATAAGCGGTGGGCATACAGAAAGCAGAGGGGACTTAGGAAGAGAGTTTTACACAGAGCAGTTGGAAAGGCTTTCTAAAGCAGAGAAGGACCTAAAAGAAGAAGAAGAACAAACAGAAAGCACCATAAAAACTCTAAGAGATGAACTTATCCAAAAGGAAGGTGTTTTGAGGATACTTGAGAGGCGCATAAAGGACATAGAAGAGTCAGATAAGATGGGCTTTGAGAGGCTAAAGGAGATAGAAGAAAAGCTCAGGAAAGCAGAAGAGTATATCAGCAGGCTTGCGGAAGAAAAGGAGAATTTACTGAAGGAAAAAAACACCATAATGCAGGAGCTTTCCTACCTTGAGGAGAAGTTAAACAATCTAATTATAAAGAGGCAGTCTATATTGGAACACTACAAAGAGTCAGGAATAGAGAGCTTAAGAGAGAACTACGAAAAGAGTAGAAAAGCCCTTGATCATCTCAAGGAAGCTACCTTTTCTCTAAGTATGAAACTAAAAGAACTACAGTCAGACATACAGAATTTGCGCGCAGAGATAAACAGAAACATGGCTTTTTTGGAAAGCTCAGAGAGAACTAAGCAAGAGATAGAAGATCAAATTGAAAAGCTAAAGGAAGAGAGAAGAAAGTTAGAGGAAGGGATAAAAGAGCTTGAAAGAACTGCATATGAGCTGTACTCAAAGAAGGACCAATTGGAGGAGGTTTGCACAGATCTGCAGGCAAAAATAGGCAGGTTAAGATTGCAGGAGGAAGCAAAGAGAGAAGAGCTCACCCGTTTAGAGACTGAGTATGCCAAGATTGAAGAAAAGCATCAAGAGATAAACTTAAGGTTCAGAGAATTGGGATACGAAGGACCCATAGAGGAGGTAAAAGAAGGCTACAGCAAGCTCAAAGAAGCCATAGACACTGTACGCAAAGAACTATCTTCTCTTGGCACCGTTAATTTTAAAGCGGAGGACGATTACAGAGAGTACGAGGAGAGACACAGAGACTACACGGATAGGTACAAAAAGCTCTCTGAAGAGAAAAGGGCTATAAAGGAAATGATTGAGGAGATAGAAACTAAAAAGCTCAACGCTTTTAACACCGCTTTTGAGAGCATAAATGAGGGACTAAAGAGAGTGTTTGCAGAACTATCTCCGGGTGGCAAGGCTTACATGCAGATAGAAAATCCCCAAGACCCATTCTCTGGTGGTATAAACCTTGTAGTCAAACCTAAAGGTAAAGAAGTCCAATACATAGATGCCATATCAGGAGGAGAAAAAACTCTTGTAGCCTTGGCTCTTATATTTTCCATACAGGATTATAAACCATCACCCTTTTACTACTTTGACGAAGTAGATGCGCACCTTGATGAAGCAAATGCCAGAAGGATAGGAGAGCTCATAAGGAAACGTTCCCAAAAGGCACAGTTCATAGTGGTCACCTTAAGGGAGATCTTGGCATCTTATGCAGATAGGCTCATAGGTGTAAGTAGCAGAGGCGGTGTGTCAAGAGTTTTCCCCGTCAAGAACTTTCTTGTAGAGGTTGCAAATGACTAAGATAGGCGTTTTACTCCTCAATATGGGTGGTCCAGATAGCCTTTCTGCTGTAGAGCCTTTCCTTTACAACCTATTTTCTGATCATGACATAATAGAAATCCCCAGACTTATAC of the Hydrogenobacter hydrogenophilus genome contains:
- a CDS encoding LptF/LptG family permease, producing the protein MLGKYVLSFYAKLFLVVNGVLLGIVSSYALMELLFLFKEKGGGVALSYLTNLLPIAFFYLLPLSCVIALMILLNHVFSKKIDLIVQSFGISPLRFLSSVVLFLIFISLINLFLSFGVYAEKNRNLYKIEKEFKKRQEIEDLILKDAWFFKEDNSKRVYINFKFVSIKDGSVAGIFYVEMENNKIVQVVQGEKGIWMGDTVFLPLANIWNFKEESKILQQFSIKLFDIKNAKPLGEKVEHLSLRQLLMLYSIGKSVGLNYNLYMSEVIRRLISSLSSVPISITVLSYTIKRRNIFAGFLSFLPAFSLYWVSFILVRKLPESTTVSPLYGLFPFVVLIALSLRGIYYLSKGFRV
- the tpiA gene encoding triose-phosphate isomerase; protein product: MKLISANWKMNMTPTQTKDYIAKFLPLVRDVKDREILLCVPYTSLCVASDLLKGTHIKLGAQNVYYEPKGAFTGEISVAMLKDLGVSYVIVGHSERRWIFGERDETINRKLLACLDGGLRPILCVGERLEEREAGLTFKVVETQIRLALSSLEDYTDMIDIAYEPVWAIGSGNPATPKDAQAVHKFIKDILKSINKNYQGKTRVLYGGSVNLNNAREFINTQDVDGLLVGSASLDPESFAQIVNAS
- the gspC gene encoding type II secretion system protein GspC, with amino-acid sequence MILFFYFYLLPSMRISVPEVKRESYTPPDLSFIFKEQKLAELKDLSHLRLLATASGGIKLALLEVNGKAKVVRIGSDIDGYRVVDIQRNYLLLSDGKDTKAIGFSFETAKTPAFEPTAGTPKLSESLSAVVSKREIENVTADPGIMFRQIRLVPYVQNGQTRGFLFEWVDPQSIFSKAGIKAGDILISINNQDIKSGEDAFRILQALRNENSLKVSLMREGRLIEINLRVE
- the gspD gene encoding type II secretion system secretin GspD; its protein translation is MRVLFLLILLLFSVEVYAQSAEEIQKQAQEQRRTGRVYLNFQNADISLIAKFMSELTGKNIVLDPNVKGSLTISSAKPLSIKEAWDLFVLSLSMQGYGVIEEKNFVRIVPLQQAVSFAPFKKTGTSGEVVIYLYKAQNVQALQLQQAIQPFLSPFAKSAIHQQSNTLIVADISKNVDKIKSILKQLDSSEGSLRVVVYRLERAKADTVFQSLQALSLAFQQQLGTPTFITFNRDSNSIIVAGSESVQNIIKQVISTLDTQSFGTLERSFYLIPLKYISAEEIYKSLQSLFKGITPPPTVQIPETYLPPQMPEIRGLETPLRKEEQPRQVQTQFLPIETKEGMRIGFDRGTNSVILYATPQEYQGVKSLVEKMDVKRKQVLIAASVIEMSTSKALDIGVKWQIIGTQGGASFGGGSLQDVYNAILSGNFIMGVLSSSGRSITVGGTQLFFPDLLLLFSLLESGSGFNILSNPKVLTLDNQSAEIKVGQVIPYASGVKFDINGQPVITYDYKEVGLDLSVIPSVSGKDLRLQIKLKLQDIIDYIRPQIGTLSYAVPVTSNRQVNSDVVVENGQTVIIGGLVNTKTLESTQGIPGLKDLPAVGRLFRRDTKTEDKVSLFIFLTPYVIESPEELSKITQEHQKMAEELKRAMEKRYNEKKEP
- a CDS encoding FAD-dependent oxidoreductase, which encodes MIYDVIIVGGGASGLACALTLASSKGRGWQWAENRNYLLFDKGESDLNKAYLKNVPGLSATLGKDLIEKIKKQIQDWGGVQIIQEEVIEITNGDQGYTVKTSSGSSYSADYVVLATGFHAFGIKGLGLEVVENPKSPKPGRVMIKHKDFEALPNLFVVGTLAGISSHFTSCAGSGVEVACEILSRMAGKRIVIHDVPNV
- a CDS encoding bis-aminopropyl spermidine synthase family protein; translated protein: MSLLTELAIKAREESQVRIYKKNVERVLSALLKSGDFWQIVDMSDLPVPAASGIVKVLIKEGYAFIDDEENIRLTQKGYDLIKELGIEPYVDYTCQACEGRGIPFYIDIEFYRTFIQLTKDRPKAIRDYDQGSVTPETTVSRVLFMDSRGDLRNKDILVLGAEDDLTGLAVALSRKAKSVLIIDIDKRLIDFDNNIFKELGIDNAEARVWDLRNPFPSEILGRYDVFVSDPPETLPAFRAFIGRGIATLKEEGGVGYFGLTLRDSSVFRWRDFQIALTSEFGVAITDIVQDFNAYITWDYHKETKAAQIAPVRREPKDIWYRSSWYRIEALPGFKRWNEAISDDVFYLDEEGSTT
- a CDS encoding C39 family peptidase, which produces MRGLFALLLPFLLSFKLLDVPFVKQKDDYCGPASLSSVLEYYGVKKSQEDIAKFVYDPRLKGALITDLENYAKKLGFKAYTFQGNLEDIKRYIDEGKPVILLLDLGFLWFSVPHYIVVVGYDERYIYAHTGYESKKAFDYKDLDRKWAKMGRVGLVVYPQTQVVEPSSSR
- a CDS encoding PA2779 family protein produces the protein MMKYLRKKAVVLTVASAFFFVNSAPALAGLVDSKHTFEVSSQRDQDMQKVQRVLESKVVQEKLKAYGLSKEEIQEKLSQLSDEQIHMLAKASDKVLAGGDGIGLAIAVVVLLILVVILLKLLNKEIIIR
- the fbp gene encoding fructose-1,6-bisphosphate aldolase/phosphatase, with protein sequence MRITLSVIKADVGGYVGHSSVHPDMLETIREVIREEVKKGNLIDADTLVCGDDTALVMTHTHGVDSEIVHGIAWKAFEKATQVAKKLKLYGAGQDILSTAFSGNVKGMGPGVAEMEFEERPSEPVIIFFADKTSPSAWNLPLYEMFADPMVCAGLVIDPKMHDGFTFEVLDTYTGKAVKLSTPAELYELLALIGAVERYAVRNVWRNHDGEIAATASTQRLSLIAGKYVGKDDPVMIVRAQAGFPAVGEILEPFARPWIVEGWMRGSHNGPLMPVSFRYATPTRFDGPPRVIAAGYQLAEGKLIGPRDLFDDPAFDKAREQAQIIADILRRQGIFEPHRLPSEEMEYTTLPKILKKLEERFYEVEAPKKPVEETSEKHDVD